CTGAAGAAGATCTTCACAAGTGTATTAGAATTGGAGTTCAATCTCTTCAATTAACTCCTGTTTATATGGGATCTGCATTTAAGAATAAAGGTGTTCAAGTTCTTCTTGAAGCGGTGACTAGATACCTTCCTTCTCCACTTACTTGTGTTCCTCCTACTGCTAAGACTGAAAAAGATGAAGTTGTTGCAATTTCTCCAGATCCAGCGGAAGAACTACTTGCAATGGCATTTAAGATTACTGATGAGCAATTTGGTCAGTTAACATATACAAGAATCTATAGAGGAACTCTTAATAAGGGTGAAACTGTTTACAACTCAAGAACTGGTAAGAAAGTTAGAGTTGGTAGAATGGTTAGAATGAACTCTAACGACAGAGAGAATATCGATTCGGCACACGCAGGGGATATCATCGCAATCGTTGGTATTGACTGTGCATCAGGTGATACTTTTGTTGGTGATGATAGATCAATTGGTCTTTCTCTTGAAGGTATCCACGTTCCAATCCCAGTTATTGAACTTTCAATTTCTTGTAAGGATAAGAACGAGCAAGCGAAGATGTCTAAAGGTCTTGCAAAATTCCTTAAAGAAGATCCAACTTTCCACGTATTCACAGATGAAGAATCAGGTGAAACAAGAATTGCTGGTATGGGTGAGCTACACCTTGAAATTTACGTAGAAAGACTTAAGCGTGAATTCGGTGCAGAAGTTGTTGTTGGTGCTCCACAGGTTAACTATAGAGAAACAATTAGAACAGAAACTCCATTCGAATATACTCACAAGAAGCAAACTGGTGGTTCTGGTCAGTTCGGTCAAGTTGTTGGTGTTCTTAAGCCACTTACTGCTGATAGAAAAGATAAAGAAGATCAGGTTTTCAAGTTTAACAATGAAATTAAAGGTGGATCTATTCCTAACGAATTCATTGGTGCTTGTGAAAAAGGTTTCCAAGACGTTATGGATCAAGGTCCTCTTGCAGCTTTCCCAGTTATTAACTGTGAAATCTTCCTACAAGACGGTAAGTACCATGATGTAGATTCATCTGATATGGCCTTCAGAATTGCTGCAAGACAAGCGATGAGAAGAGCGATTAATGCTGCTCAGCCAGTACTAATGGAGCCAATCATGAAAGTTGAAGTAACAACTCCTGATGAGTATCAAGGTGGTGTTATTGGTGACCTTTCTTCTAGAAGAGGGATGATCCAAGGTTCTGAAACTGATCCAGGTGGAGAAGTTATCATTAACGCTGAAGTTCCACTTTCTGAAATGTTTGGTTATTCAAATGTTCTTAGATCTATGTCTGCTGGTAAAGCAACATATACAATGGAATTCGCTAAGTATCACGACTGTCCTTCTAACATCCAAACAGATGTTATGAAAGCAAGAGCTGAAAAACTAGCTAGTGACGATTAGAAAATAATTAAATTATTTTATATCGAAAGGCCGCAAGAAATTGCGGCCTTTTTTATTGTGATATTATTTCTTGCTCTGTAGCTACTTCTAGCTTGCTCATAATCATCCGGCATATAAGTGAATTGGTCGGTAATTTTCTTCATAGATTTAGTTTAGATGAATTTTGAAAACTGTATGCAAGTTGAGCATTAATTTTAGAGTATGTTTAAATATTAAACACTTTCTATGCCTATAACTTGAGACAGTTATTCTCTTGGTTTTTTACGTTATAAAATGATCTAAATTGTAGAAATTACTCAAGAATTTCTTTGAGTAATAGATTCAAGTACTAAATAATTCTAGCCGATAGGATAATATATCTATGAAGTATATTAAAGACATCCTCATATTAACTCTTCTCGTTTTCAATGCTAGCTCCTTTGCTATTGAAGATAAGGATATTGTTAATCTTGCAAAGAGATCCCTTGAGCAAGTTAATACTACTTTTAGATATACTTGTGGTGCAGAGTTAAAAGAGTCAAGTGAGTGTCCATATATGGTAGGTCAGTTTCGCATAGACACTAACACTGGTTTATTTTTTCAAATGATTTCTGATTCCCCTTGGGATTCATGTAAACGAACTATACCTTCTTCAAAGTATATTTCTGTAAAAGAGCTTGAGGAGAAATTCTCTAAAACTCAGGGGCGCGATCTGGGGATTACGGAAAATTATTTTACAGGAAAAATTAATGAATGCTTTGATCGACGTGACAAGAGTGAAGAAGAGGTTAGTATTCAGAAAAAAGCAATCGTCTCAATGAGCTATAATTATCTTAACAAGATTAAAGATAATACTCATCAGCTCTCGCAAGAAATTGCAAATATTAACTCGATACTTGGAACTGAGATAAAGAAAGATCTTCCTTGTGATGAATTTAATATGCCTCACGATAGCAGTTACTGTCGCTCCATAGAGGCCAATAAGTGTCAGGCCCAAGGGGGAGTGAATAATCTAAGTGATGATATTTTTACCAATGCTATAGAGCCAATCTATGCCATTGCTTTAAAGATTAAAGAAGTTAGAAGAAATTATTCAGGAAGAGGTTACGCGCAGATTAAGAACAAAAAAATTAACGAATTAAAATCTATGGTCGAATTTATTAAGGCCGAAAATCCTATCTTGCACGGAAATATACTTTCTGACTATATTGATGACGATATTATTGATGATCGAATAAAGCCAACGAAGAGTGATTTACTTAGTAAAGTTAAGCAGCAATTTCTTGAAAATAAGAAAATATTAAATGAGAAACTAAGAAGAAATATTAGAATGAATGACTGTATTCTTTATGGTGATAGTGGACAGTGTGATGACTTTGAAGAAGACCTTGCTAGTATTCCTTATCAATCGAGTGCTATGGCATTTTCTAGAGATGAAATTGCAAATCCAAACTCGAGACTAAAGCAATTAGCAAGAGAGGAGCTCTATCAATTACCAGAATGTATTGATAGAACACGAAACTTAAAAAATGAATTTAATGACTTTGCTCTAAACACTTCACTTAATGTAGGACTAACCGTCTTAACAGGTGGGGCAGGACTTGTGCTAAGAGCTGGACAGTTGGGAAAGATGGCCATGACTGCAACTAAAGTAGGAACACTTGGTGTCGACACTGCCTTTCTAGGAAAAGGAGCTTATGAAGCTATTGATAAGTGTGATGAAGAGCTAAATGGCATGGAGAAGATTGGCGATTCTAAGCAAGAAAATATTTGTCCTACTGGGGTTAAGTCGGCCGAGTATATTAGAACTTCAAATATTCGAGGTTGTGTGACAGCGGCCCTATTGACTTCAATTGATGCTCTTCCCTTTGTTCCTGCAATTGCAGCTAAAGGAGTTAAGATGTCTCAGGCAGCAAAGCAAACTGAAAGAGAGCTTGCTCACCTCAGAAAGGATCCTCAGGTTAAAGAGGTTAAAGAGAGTTTCGAATCTCTGGAGATTGATCTTAAGGTTACTGGTTGTGGAAGATATAATAAAAAGAATTGTTCTTCTTTTGTTGAAAGCAATAGAGATAGACTCACAAGTATGCATAAGAAGTGTTTGAATAAAAAAATTGCAACTGTCTATAATAAAACCTGTACTGACTTAGAAGTATTTTTAAATGAGCACGAAGTGTTAAGACTTTCAGATATGATTCCTAAAGATAAGCAAGGAAAGTCTGTTGTTGTTGAGTTTAACTCTGGTAGGGGACATATCACGCTAAGGTACTTCAAAGAAGTTGTAGATGAAAATGGACAAAAAGTAATGAAGGCCTTTTCTTACGATGGAACTTCTTGGTTATTGCCTAGGAGAGTTAATGAAAAGATGCTTAGTAAAAGCAAGAATGCAGACTCTTTTGACAGTCTAGATAAAGTGGTCCCAGGTAGTCATTATGTTTTAGATATTTCTCCTAAGCAAGTTGAGATGATTCATGATGTGGCAAAGAAGGGAGGGTTTTCAAAGGCCTGTACCCATGATGCTCGTGTTGCATTAGATGAGGCCGGCGTTCTTTCAATGCCTAAAGGAATGGGAAGTGCGTTTGATAAAATAACGATTAAGCAACTTGCTAATGACTTAACCAGTAAGTATGGAAAACCAAAGCATAGTACAATCAAATCCCTTGAAGAGTCCCTTGACCCTAGTAAAGCTGGATTTTCTGATGAGCAGTGGAAGACATTTGCTGTTACAGAATATGGCTGGGCCGTTCTTACTCCTGTTACTGTTGGAGTGGTTTATCCTACGGCCGTAGCAAGTACTGCGATGATAACGGTGACTATAGTTGATAGTGATGGAAGAATGTTTAATCTGACACAACAGAAGTACCGCGAACTCGTCGACGAGTTAAAGAGTCTATAGGTCTAAAACTAGAATATCTTCTAAGAAAAATGCTGAAAGTTCAGAACGACCTTTAATATTTGCTTTTTGGTAAAGATTAGAACAGTGTTGTTTAATTGTTTTCTCAGAACTCGAACGTATCTCAGATATTTCCCTGACTGATAGTCCTTTTAGAAGTAATAGAGCGATATCCTTTTCAGACTTAGTTAAAGACCATCGCTCAAGCTGATCATTTATCTTTTGACCAATTCCTTGACTTAAGTGCTGGGTTTCTTCTTTATAATGACTGAGGTCTTCTTTTAGTTTCTCAATATTTACTTGAATATCTCGAACCTTACTTTTGGCCTTTAAATATTTGTTCCATAAGACTAACACTCCTAATGTACCAAGAACCATGACTAAGACTTCTTTAACGACATGAGATAGAGATGCTCCCTCATTTAAGTCATCAACAATATCTAGTCCTAAGACGACGATGAGTATCAAAAATATCAGAGTTAATAGCTTTCGTTCACTTATGTTTAACATTATTCTTCTAGGACTTAGGTTATAATTACGCTTACAATTCAAAGCTTTTCAATAATATAGCTCATTCTAGGACTTAGGTCTAATTGTTAAATATTGATTAAGGCCCGACAATTAACTTATCACCTGGAGGTAATTAGTGACAAGAATAATTCACAT
Above is a genomic segment from Halobacteriovorax sp. HLS containing:
- the fusA gene encoding elongation factor G, with the protein product MITNKLMSKTRNIGISAHIDSGKTTLTERILFYCDMIHKIEDVRGGGAGATMDHMELEKEKGITITSAATTVFWKGISGKGTTFADGIDKDTKINIIDTPGHVDFTVEVERSLRVLDGAILVLCSVSGVQSQSITVDRQMKRYNVPRLAFLNKMDRMGANAFNGRNALRDKLNHNAVLMQYPIGAEENFVGVVDLITKTAYYFDGDNGEKVRAEEVPADLVDQVEELRGEMIDAVAEYDDAVMENYLEGNEPSEEDLHKCIRIGVQSLQLTPVYMGSAFKNKGVQVLLEAVTRYLPSPLTCVPPTAKTEKDEVVAISPDPAEELLAMAFKITDEQFGQLTYTRIYRGTLNKGETVYNSRTGKKVRVGRMVRMNSNDRENIDSAHAGDIIAIVGIDCASGDTFVGDDRSIGLSLEGIHVPIPVIELSISCKDKNEQAKMSKGLAKFLKEDPTFHVFTDEESGETRIAGMGELHLEIYVERLKREFGAEVVVGAPQVNYRETIRTETPFEYTHKKQTGGSGQFGQVVGVLKPLTADRKDKEDQVFKFNNEIKGGSIPNEFIGACEKGFQDVMDQGPLAAFPVINCEIFLQDGKYHDVDSSDMAFRIAARQAMRRAINAAQPVLMEPIMKVEVTTPDEYQGGVIGDLSSRRGMIQGSETDPGGEVIINAEVPLSEMFGYSNVLRSMSAGKATYTMEFAKYHDCPSNIQTDVMKARAEKLASDD
- a CDS encoding LuxR C-terminal-related transcriptional regulator, which codes for MLNISERKLLTLIFLILIVVLGLDIVDDLNEGASLSHVVKEVLVMVLGTLGVLVLWNKYLKAKSKVRDIQVNIEKLKEDLSHYKEETQHLSQGIGQKINDQLERWSLTKSEKDIALLLLKGLSVREISEIRSSSEKTIKQHCSNLYQKANIKGRSELSAFFLEDILVLDL